In Sulfurisphaera javensis, a single genomic region encodes these proteins:
- a CDS encoding 50S ribosomal protein L44e — translation MKVPKVITTYCPKCKTHTEHSVSLYKGGKRRTLSEGQRRYDRKNLGYGSKRKPEQKRFAKTTKKQTLVLKCQKCGYTIMREGLRMKKIELVEVVK, via the coding sequence ATGAAAGTTCCCAAAGTGATAACTACATACTGTCCAAAGTGTAAAACTCATACTGAGCACTCAGTATCATTATATAAAGGAGGAAAAAGAAGGACTCTTTCAGAAGGTCAGAGAAGATATGACAGAAAGAATCTAGGTTATGGAAGCAAAAGAAAACCAGAACAAAAAAGATTCGCTAAGACGACAAAGAAACAAACACTTGTATTAAAATGTCAAAAATGTGGTTATACAATAATGAGAGAAGGATTAAGAATGAAAAAGATAGAACTAGTTGAGGTGGTCAAATGA
- a CDS encoding translation initiation factor IF-2 subunit alpha yields MIYNKNPVPSEGEVLIATVKQVFDYGSYVTLDEYGNLQAFLPWSEISSRWVKNIRDVIKEGRKIVVKVIRVDRRKGTIDVSLKKVTEDEKRKKNAQWKKIQKVDKILEIVSKKINKSEREGWEQVAWKLEDKYGDAYEALVKAVKEGDYILRDAGVPEVWIKPLMEEIGKHIEEKRVKISEIVTLRSSDPAGIEKIRKVLGSAVEIAENADVDIRIYTIGAPRYRIDVIGTDPKTLSKVMEEILNTINEVSKEEKVDFGVVKK; encoded by the coding sequence ATGATATACAATAAAAATCCCGTCCCCTCAGAAGGAGAAGTTTTAATTGCTACGGTAAAGCAAGTTTTTGATTATGGTAGTTATGTAACTTTAGATGAATATGGAAATTTACAAGCTTTTTTGCCCTGGAGTGAAATAAGCAGTAGATGGGTAAAGAATATTAGGGATGTTATAAAAGAAGGAAGAAAGATTGTAGTTAAAGTAATTAGAGTAGATAGAAGAAAAGGAACAATAGACGTTTCTTTGAAGAAAGTTACAGAAGATGAAAAAAGAAAGAAAAACGCTCAATGGAAGAAGATACAAAAAGTGGATAAAATATTAGAAATTGTTTCAAAGAAGATAAATAAGAGCGAAAGAGAAGGATGGGAACAAGTTGCTTGGAAATTAGAGGATAAGTATGGAGACGCTTATGAGGCATTAGTTAAAGCCGTGAAAGAAGGAGATTATATTTTAAGAGATGCTGGAGTACCAGAAGTCTGGATTAAGCCATTAATGGAAGAAATAGGCAAACATATTGAGGAAAAAAGAGTAAAGATAAGTGAAATTGTTACGTTAAGAAGTAGTGATCCAGCCGGCATTGAGAAGATAAGAAAAGTATTAGGCTCTGCAGTAGAAATAGCTGAAAACGCTGATGTTGATATAAGGATTTACACTATTGGAGCTCCTAGATATAGAATAGATGTTATAGGTACTGACCCTAAGACCCTTTCAAAGGTCATGGAAGAAATACTTAATACTATAAATGAAGTAAGTAAAGAGGAAAAAGTTGATTTTGGTGTTGTTAAGAAATGA
- a CDS encoding DNA polymerase sliding clamp: MKVKVIDADAFSYIFRTLEEFIDEITLYFTSEGLKIKGIDPSRVTFIDILIPSGYFDEYSVNNEEKVGIKLEDLNDVLKTVTKNDNLYLETDENNNIKVTLDGIYERTFSFPSIVASEIETPNLNLEFPFKAKALTVTFTDIIDEIEDIGGDSITFKSEGGKLYISANSDMGSSTIELSTENGGLLESEGGDAESVYGLEYVVNTTKMRKPSDTVEIAFGSQIPLKLRYNLPQGGYADFYIAPRAE; this comes from the coding sequence ATGAAAGTTAAAGTAATTGATGCGGATGCTTTTTCATATATCTTTAGGACGTTGGAAGAATTTATAGATGAAATTACACTTTACTTTACCTCTGAAGGTTTAAAAATTAAAGGTATAGATCCTTCTAGAGTAACATTTATTGATATATTGATACCTTCTGGTTACTTCGATGAATATAGTGTAAATAACGAAGAAAAAGTTGGAATTAAATTAGAAGATTTGAACGATGTTTTAAAAACAGTTACAAAAAATGACAATTTGTATTTAGAAACTGATGAAAATAATAACATAAAAGTAACGTTAGATGGTATTTATGAAAGAACTTTTTCTTTCCCTTCAATAGTCGCATCAGAAATAGAAACACCTAACCTTAATTTAGAGTTTCCATTTAAGGCAAAAGCATTAACAGTCACATTCACTGATATAATAGATGAAATTGAGGATATAGGAGGAGATTCAATTACATTTAAATCTGAAGGAGGGAAACTTTACATTTCAGCAAACTCTGATATGGGTTCTTCCACCATAGAGTTATCAACTGAAAATGGAGGTCTTTTAGAAAGTGAAGGAGGAGATGCAGAAAGCGTTTATGGACTTGAATATGTGGTAAATACAACAAAAATGAGAAAGCCTTCTGATACTGTTGAAATAGCATTTGGCTCTCAAATACCACTCAAGCTTAGATACAATTTGCCTCAAGGGGGTTATGCAGATTTCTATATCGCACCAAGAGCAGAATAA
- a CDS encoding STT3 domain-containing protein, whose amino-acid sequence MQSNLKTIPKFDKFKFLDVAVVSALVIISILIRIVNVIAFPQSVNEFDPWYLFYNALLIAQSGGNWYAVPPDVHGWFPWGYFIELGNTIGLPWLVSLISLPFYGQYGANAVYTVAVLSDVLLDGLGVVAAFLAIDVITENRIGAYIAAAVIAVSPSLTYKNLLGGLPKTSWGAVFVLFAIYFITLSIKRKNPLYSIPAGIMIFLANITWGGYTYIDLSLAIAAFLLILLNKNDEITAKSLTILAVTSAFLTSFAPNNIGFMSGLAHGLSLLIIPLFLYIELYIREVIPKEIADSKNILIGAAIVFILALGILGLAALGKSPIPSRYYAIVNPFFQFSVPIDRTVAEYIPQPVTAMIQDFGISLFLSIIGMYFVITRRAQLPGLWLLVLGVASIYGTSEQPYLFNYTAYIVAALAGLGVAEIVNRLSESKIRTVSRIAPILLLAVIGVSLLADAGISMEISYEPTAIYNSATSYLITNYAWISALGWINHNTPTNSFILSWWDYGYWIETIGNRSVIDENNTLNGTQIKLMAEMFLNNESFAVNVLENDFHLYPYGSPNYTIPVYIVAYDAVTQYISTSGSTSGESVWFIGYPTDFPGTFIGYTTSLGDIAKAMGAMTTIAGYNMYSYVNFTYVNETATALAEAGETNLASIIGNSLPMAWTPKAYNSLIVNMFIEGLQTLNQGPVQAPFSISLSQLSSPNATLINPNGFLPRVILPYFRPVYISLYPVTAVPAVGGEAVVYIVVLVYQFVEPNVILPLTIQENGTTIATTTS is encoded by the coding sequence ATGCAGTCCAATTTAAAGACTATTCCTAAGTTTGACAAATTTAAGTTCCTTGATGTTGCAGTAGTTTCTGCTCTAGTGATAATATCTATATTAATTAGAATAGTAAACGTAATAGCATTCCCTCAAAGTGTTAATGAGTTTGACCCATGGTACTTGTTCTATAATGCATTATTAATTGCACAATCTGGCGGAAATTGGTACGCTGTACCTCCAGATGTTCATGGATGGTTCCCATGGGGTTATTTTATTGAACTAGGAAATACTATTGGTTTACCATGGCTAGTCTCTTTAATATCTTTACCGTTCTACGGACAATATGGTGCAAATGCTGTCTATACAGTAGCCGTTCTTTCTGATGTTTTATTAGATGGTTTAGGAGTTGTTGCTGCATTTCTAGCTATTGATGTAATAACTGAAAATAGAATTGGAGCATATATTGCAGCTGCTGTTATTGCTGTTTCTCCATCATTAACATATAAGAATCTTTTGGGTGGTTTACCTAAGACTTCTTGGGGAGCTGTATTTGTACTTTTTGCAATTTATTTCATAACTTTATCTATAAAGAGGAAAAATCCATTATATAGTATTCCAGCAGGTATAATGATTTTCCTTGCAAATATCACATGGGGAGGATATACCTATATTGATTTGAGTCTTGCTATTGCTGCGTTCTTGTTAATACTTTTAAACAAGAATGATGAAATTACAGCAAAATCATTGACAATCCTAGCAGTAACTTCAGCTTTTCTTACTTCTTTTGCCCCAAATAATATAGGTTTTATGTCTGGTTTAGCTCATGGTTTATCACTCTTAATAATTCCACTTTTCCTATATATTGAACTTTATATTAGAGAAGTTATTCCTAAGGAGATTGCTGATTCAAAGAACATTCTGATAGGGGCAGCAATTGTTTTCATCTTAGCTTTAGGGATTTTAGGTTTAGCGGCACTGGGTAAATCTCCAATTCCTTCTAGGTATTATGCCATTGTAAATCCTTTCTTCCAATTCTCTGTCCCTATAGATAGGACAGTAGCAGAATATATCCCACAGCCAGTAACCGCGATGATTCAAGATTTTGGCATTTCATTATTTCTCTCTATAATTGGAATGTATTTTGTAATAACAAGAAGAGCTCAACTTCCGGGATTATGGTTATTAGTTTTAGGCGTAGCAAGCATATATGGTACTTCTGAACAACCTTATCTATTTAATTACACAGCCTATATTGTTGCTGCTCTAGCAGGATTAGGTGTAGCTGAGATTGTAAACAGATTATCAGAAAGCAAAATTAGAACAGTTAGTAGGATTGCACCTATATTACTATTAGCAGTTATAGGTGTTTCTTTACTTGCAGATGCTGGTATATCAATGGAGATTAGTTATGAGCCAACAGCAATATATAATTCAGCTACCTCTTACTTAATTACTAATTACGCATGGATTTCGGCATTAGGATGGATTAATCATAATACTCCAACGAATTCCTTTATACTTAGCTGGTGGGACTATGGTTATTGGATTGAGACTATAGGTAATCGTAGTGTTATTGATGAAAACAATACGTTAAATGGAACACAAATTAAGCTTATGGCTGAAATGTTCCTTAATAATGAGAGTTTTGCTGTTAATGTATTAGAAAATGATTTTCATCTGTATCCTTATGGTAGTCCAAATTATACTATTCCAGTTTATATTGTTGCTTATGATGCAGTAACACAATATATATCAACATCTGGATCGACTTCGGGAGAAAGTGTATGGTTCATAGGTTATCCAACTGATTTCCCTGGAACATTTATAGGATATACTACAAGTTTAGGCGATATAGCAAAAGCCATGGGTGCTATGACTACTATTGCTGGCTATAATATGTATAGCTACGTTAACTTTACTTACGTTAATGAAACTGCAACAGCCTTAGCTGAAGCTGGTGAGACAAACTTAGCTTCTATTATTGGAAATTCATTACCAATGGCATGGACTCCTAAAGCATACAATTCTCTAATCGTTAATATGTTCATTGAGGGATTACAAACATTAAATCAAGGACCGGTTCAAGCACCATTCTCTATCTCTTTAAGTCAATTATCTTCTCCTAACGCTACTTTGATTAATCCAAATGGATTTCTACCAAGAGTTATTTTGCCATATTTTAGACCCGTATACATCTCATTATATCCAGTAACTGCTGTGCCAGCTGTTGGTGGTGAGGCAGTAGTATATATTGTAGTCTTAGTCTATCAATTTGTAGAACCTAATGTAATATTACCTTTAACAATACAAGAAAATGGGACAACTATAGCAACAACTACTTCTTAA
- the priS gene encoding DNA primase small subunit PriS, with protein MQISISHQEQNKILKLLFSEYYEKAELELPEDMELREFAYQPFDSETYVRHLSFTSLQELRQYILQNPPLHLYYSSARYQLPSAKNMEEKGWLGSDLLFDLDADEICEIRVRRFCPQDGLETLATECESQPTIEYPEITKDCIMKVFDKALLIKDILKEDFGLNANIYFSGNRGFHLRVTCYGDCALLDSDDRKEIAEYISSPKPTYIHEENPGWSGRLAKGIDGVNIDMQVTIDIRRLVRIPGSLNGKAGLKVVEVKNDKFEYGEWLSPFEGNCVFLPYISGVINVFDEKYTLKKDSPIKIPISIGVYLSLKGLGRVKAYVR; from the coding sequence ATGCAGATTTCTATATCGCACCAAGAGCAGAATAAGATACTCAAGCTCCTCTTTTCAGAATATTATGAAAAGGCTGAATTAGAATTACCAGAGGATATGGAATTAAGAGAATTTGCTTATCAACCATTCGATTCTGAAACTTATGTCAGGCATTTGTCTTTTACTTCATTACAAGAGTTAAGACAATACATCTTACAAAATCCTCCACTTCACTTATACTATTCTTCAGCAAGATATCAATTACCGTCAGCAAAGAATATGGAAGAAAAAGGTTGGTTAGGTTCCGATTTACTTTTTGATTTGGATGCTGATGAAATATGTGAGATTAGAGTTAGAAGATTTTGCCCTCAAGACGGGTTAGAAACTCTAGCTACAGAATGTGAAAGTCAACCAACAATAGAATATCCAGAAATCACAAAAGATTGTATAATGAAAGTATTTGACAAAGCTTTGTTAATAAAGGACATTCTTAAGGAAGATTTTGGGTTAAATGCAAATATCTATTTTTCTGGAAATAGAGGATTTCATTTAAGGGTAACTTGTTATGGCGATTGTGCATTGTTAGATTCTGATGATAGAAAGGAAATAGCTGAATACATCTCATCTCCTAAACCTACGTATATTCATGAAGAAAATCCAGGTTGGTCGGGTAGATTAGCTAAAGGTATTGATGGTGTAAACATTGATATGCAAGTAACAATTGATATTAGAAGGCTTGTAAGAATTCCTGGGTCATTAAACGGCAAAGCAGGCTTAAAGGTTGTTGAAGTTAAAAATGACAAATTCGAATATGGGGAGTGGTTATCTCCTTTTGAAGGTAATTGTGTATTCTTACCTTATATTTCTGGTGTTATAAATGTATTTGATGAAAAGTATACTCTTAAAAAAGATTCGCCTATCAAAATACCTATAAGTATAGGAGTTTATTTATCTCTAAAAGGATTAGGAAGGGTTAAGGCTTATGTTAGATGA
- a CDS encoding nucleotidyltransferase domain-containing protein: MKKAEEIYIEFAREKIKILSSFDTYAKLLYESLLRVLSRYGIRGEVYFFGSVIEGKYTVSSDIDVAIVTEQRLKAGLQAEIQDEVIKEMEKFGYPWWFPLELHFLSPQLFEAMKKGGANFVKAEEYLEKIEMIM, from the coding sequence ATGAAGAAAGCAGAAGAAATATACATTGAATTTGCTAGGGAAAAAATAAAGATCCTATCTTCCTTCGACACTTATGCTAAACTTTTGTATGAGAGCCTTCTCCGCGTCTTATCTAGATACGGAATAAGAGGAGAAGTTTATTTCTTTGGATCCGTGATTGAAGGAAAATATACTGTCTCAAGTGATATAGATGTTGCTATAGTGACTGAACAAAGATTAAAGGCTGGACTACAAGCTGAAATACAAGACGAAGTCATAAAAGAAATGGAAAAGTTTGGTTACCCTTGGTGGTTCCCTTTAGAACTTCATTTCCTTTCACCACAGCTATTTGAAGCAATGAAAAAGGGTGGAGCTAATTTTGTTAAGGCTGAGGAATATCTAGAAAAGATTGAAATGATTATGTAA
- the rnz gene encoding ribonuclease Z encodes MITTYFIGTGGGAPNKRGLPAILIRREGFDALFDCGEGTQWRMMEHNLSFMRIKLIGITHMHADHVLGLPGMIETMAMYNRKETLLLMGPRELKDFLEEVFKRTHFYPSFDIKFVSNYEDENIRIRSFETCHTIESQGYLFEEKDRVNIDAEKLRREGIKDWKVIRQLKEGKRVEINGKVLLPEDYLIIKKGIRVAYTGDTRPCEKVINAVKEVDLLIHDSTFLDEKEAHEYGHSNSSDAAEVALKANVKRLALFHISARYDDTTELLRRAKIIFEKTFVSEPLSYYIIHHQKE; translated from the coding sequence ATGATTACCACTTATTTCATCGGTACTGGTGGAGGAGCTCCTAATAAGAGGGGTTTACCAGCTATCCTTATAAGGAGAGAAGGATTTGATGCCTTATTCGACTGTGGTGAGGGAACTCAGTGGAGAATGATGGAACATAATCTCAGTTTCATGAGGATAAAGCTTATAGGAATTACGCATATGCATGCTGATCACGTATTAGGTTTGCCTGGAATGATAGAAACTATGGCTATGTATAATAGAAAAGAAACTCTCCTTTTAATGGGACCAAGAGAATTAAAGGATTTCCTTGAAGAAGTTTTTAAAAGGACTCATTTTTATCCTAGCTTTGATATAAAGTTTGTTAGCAACTATGAAGATGAAAATATAAGAATTAGAAGTTTTGAAACTTGCCATACAATAGAATCTCAAGGATATTTATTTGAGGAAAAAGATAGAGTAAACATTGACGCTGAAAAACTAAGAAGAGAAGGAATTAAAGACTGGAAAGTTATTAGACAACTAAAAGAAGGTAAAAGAGTAGAAATTAATGGTAAAGTTCTACTTCCAGAAGATTATTTGATAATTAAAAAGGGAATAAGAGTAGCTTATACTGGAGATACTAGACCTTGTGAAAAGGTCATAAATGCTGTAAAAGAAGTGGACTTATTGATACATGATTCTACATTCTTAGATGAAAAAGAAGCTCATGAATATGGACATTCAAACAGTAGTGATGCGGCTGAGGTTGCTTTAAAAGCAAATGTAAAGAGATTAGCTTTATTTCATATAAGTGCAAGATATGACGATACTACAGAGTTATTAAGAAGAGCTAAAATAATATTCGAAAAAACTTTCGTATCAGAGCCTTTATCTTATTATATTATTCATCATCAGAAGGAATAG
- a CDS encoding TRM11 family methyltransferase: MKSYALLNQNNLFLSLEELKSIIGTDKIEYYQGVGLFDGEPYNVAKRSSLIKYSGKVIQISSDVKEIIEALKGGCYSINPNVISKEYKNEFPSIYETITKNVKLSKRCDKIDLILTEGLIIAGLRVEEKDNESLIKHQKKPYSQSGTLSSDIGRLMINLSKAKRQVLDPFVGTGTILIEAKWLGLNCIGLDIDEKMIEKTITNLRFFNYDCEVLHGDVTFLPFRKVEAIVTDPPYGRSISVKEGINNLYENFFYSASDVTSQLVFTTDSKLDWRDKLKEAGFKDISIHFIYEHKSLSRAIYVVRKK, translated from the coding sequence ATGAAATCTTATGCTTTACTAAATCAAAATAACTTATTTCTCTCTTTAGAGGAATTGAAGTCTATTATTGGTACTGACAAGATAGAATATTATCAAGGTGTAGGATTATTTGATGGTGAGCCATACAATGTTGCTAAAAGATCAAGTTTGATAAAATATTCTGGGAAAGTAATCCAAATCTCATCTGACGTAAAGGAGATTATAGAGGCACTCAAAGGGGGATGTTATTCCATTAACCCTAATGTAATATCAAAGGAATATAAAAACGAATTCCCTTCTATCTATGAGACTATTACTAAAAATGTAAAACTATCAAAAAGATGTGATAAAATAGATTTGATTTTGACAGAAGGACTTATAATAGCTGGCCTTAGGGTTGAAGAAAAAGATAACGAAAGTCTTATAAAACACCAGAAAAAGCCTTATTCTCAATCTGGTACATTGTCATCTGATATAGGAAGACTTATGATTAACTTATCTAAAGCTAAAAGACAAGTTTTAGACCCTTTTGTGGGTACGGGAACTATACTTATCGAAGCTAAATGGTTAGGATTAAATTGTATAGGTCTTGATATTGATGAAAAAATGATAGAAAAAACTATAACTAATCTAAGATTTTTTAATTATGATTGTGAGGTCTTGCATGGAGATGTAACTTTTTTACCCTTTAGAAAAGTTGAAGCAATTGTCACAGATCCTCCTTATGGAAGATCAATAAGTGTTAAAGAAGGTATAAACAACTTATACGAGAACTTCTTTTACTCTGCTAGTGATGTAACTTCTCAGTTAGTTTTCACAACAGACTCTAAACTTGATTGGAGGGATAAGTTAAAAGAAGCTGGTTTTAAAGATATTTCGATACATTTTATTTATGAACATAAAAGTTTAAGCAGAGCTATATACGTAGTAAGAAAGAAATGA
- a CDS encoding ribose-phosphate diphosphokinase — MIIIGGTATNGIDENLSKITSIPLIKVEHKIFPDGESYIRIPQHITNQEILVVQSLYPPQDKHFVELLLILETLADMKNNKITAIIPYLAYARQDRRFKEGEALSIKTILGAISRAGADALIVIEPHKAEELSYFGKEVKIADPIPEIAKEIKKKVENPFVLAPDRGALERAKRLAEELNAEYSYIEKERDRDTGEVRIKNLPELKVKGKDVIIIDDIISTGGTMIQAAKAAYEFGARKVISAAVHSLFLENAYEKMVNGGIREIITTNTIPQDPSKVTIIDVAPSIARKL; from the coding sequence ATGATTATTATAGGAGGAACAGCAACAAACGGAATAGATGAAAACTTATCTAAAATTACGTCAATTCCATTAATAAAAGTAGAACATAAAATTTTCCCAGATGGAGAATCATACATTAGAATACCACAGCACATTACTAATCAAGAAATTTTAGTTGTTCAATCCCTTTATCCTCCACAAGATAAGCATTTCGTAGAGCTTCTACTTATTTTAGAAACTTTAGCTGATATGAAAAATAATAAAATTACAGCAATAATTCCTTACCTAGCTTATGCTAGACAAGACAGAAGATTCAAGGAAGGTGAAGCATTAAGTATAAAGACAATATTAGGTGCAATTTCAAGAGCCGGGGCAGATGCATTAATTGTCATTGAGCCTCATAAGGCTGAAGAACTTTCCTATTTTGGAAAAGAAGTCAAAATTGCAGATCCAATACCTGAAATAGCTAAGGAGATTAAAAAGAAAGTAGAAAACCCCTTCGTCTTAGCCCCAGATAGAGGGGCTCTAGAAAGAGCTAAAAGGCTAGCTGAGGAGTTAAACGCTGAATATTCATATATTGAAAAGGAAAGAGACAGAGATACTGGAGAGGTTAGGATAAAGAATTTGCCAGAGTTAAAAGTGAAAGGAAAGGATGTGATTATTATTGATGATATAATAAGTACTGGTGGGACTATGATCCAAGCTGCAAAAGCTGCATATGAATTTGGTGCTAGGAAAGTTATTTCAGCAGCAGTTCATTCCTTGTTTTTAGAAAATGCTTATGAGAAAATGGTAAATGGAGGAATAAGGGAAATTATAACTACAAATACCATTCCTCAAGATCCTTCTAAAGTTACAATAATTGATGTAGCACCATCCATAGCGAGAAAACTATGA
- a CDS encoding ATP/GTP-binding protein, translating to MYFIFILGTAGSGKTTLVKSFQDYLLDNEMDTAIINLDPAVEQIPYKPDVDVREYVDAFEVMEKYGLGPNSSLIASIDLILTKAKEIKEEISKIEANYVIVDTPGQIELFAYRETGKILSSLISEGNKSASVFLMDSFLAKEARSYISLLLLSSSIKFRLMMPQVLVLSKADLLTPQELEKIRSWVEEGSIIDDLGVIDEYSYELANTIIENLDNIPIPISAINSYGLDELYAELQRIFAGGEDYLTEEPNPKL from the coding sequence ATGTACTTCATATTTATTTTAGGAACAGCCGGATCTGGTAAAACAACGTTAGTCAAGAGTTTTCAAGATTATTTATTAGATAATGAAATGGATACTGCAATTATAAACTTAGATCCTGCAGTGGAACAAATTCCTTATAAACCAGACGTTGATGTTAGAGAATATGTAGATGCTTTTGAAGTAATGGAAAAATATGGTTTAGGTCCAAACTCATCATTAATTGCTTCTATAGATTTAATTCTGACAAAAGCTAAAGAAATTAAAGAGGAGATAAGCAAGATAGAAGCAAACTATGTGATAGTGGATACTCCGGGTCAAATAGAATTATTTGCCTATAGAGAAACTGGCAAAATTCTTTCCTCACTAATAAGTGAAGGAAATAAATCAGCATCAGTATTTTTGATGGATTCGTTTTTGGCTAAAGAAGCTAGAAGTTATATCTCACTTCTTTTATTATCGAGTTCTATAAAATTCAGATTAATGATGCCACAAGTTTTAGTTTTATCTAAAGCAGATTTGCTTACGCCACAAGAATTAGAGAAAATAAGGAGCTGGGTAGAAGAAGGTAGTATAATAGATGATCTAGGAGTTATAGATGAATACTCTTATGAGCTTGCAAACACTATCATAGAAAACTTAGATAATATACCAATACCAATTTCTGCTATAAACAGTTATGGTTTAGATGAATTGTATGCTGAACTTCAGAGGATATTTGCTGGTGGAGAAGATTATTTAACAGAAGAACCTAATCCTAAGCTTTAA
- a CDS encoding HEPN domain-containing protein, whose protein sequence is MSIEEVNRLLRRAQKFKEDATRSFEEGYYDFTCFYAEQAIQLRLKAFVLRYLGFIPRTHSIRDLLSYVYKYTNNEQIREYVEGKRKLISDLERSYTDARYGDIDYDKNDGNECLNILNEIFSLLENEESRRNIH, encoded by the coding sequence GTGAGTATTGAAGAAGTGAATAGATTGCTTAGAAGAGCCCAAAAATTTAAGGAAGATGCAACAAGATCTTTTGAAGAAGGATATTATGATTTTACTTGCTTTTACGCTGAACAAGCTATTCAATTAAGACTTAAAGCCTTCGTACTCAGATACTTAGGTTTCATTCCAAGAACACACTCAATTAGGGACCTACTTTCTTACGTTTACAAGTACACAAACAATGAACAAATCAGAGAGTATGTGGAGGGAAAAAGGAAACTTATATCGGATTTGGAAAGAAGTTATACGGACGCTAGGTATGGGGATATTGATTATGACAAAAATGATGGAAATGAGTGCTTAAATATTCTTAATGAGATATTTTCTTTGTTAGAAAATGAAGAAAGCAGAAGAAATATACATTGA
- a CDS encoding RNA-protein complex protein Nop10, protein MKWKIRKCPKDFTYTLRDKCPICGSQTIIPHPPRFSPIDKYVKYRIELKKGIKLNC, encoded by the coding sequence ATGAAATGGAAAATAAGAAAATGTCCCAAAGATTTTACTTATACTTTAAGGGATAAATGTCCTATTTGCGGTTCCCAAACTATCATTCCTCATCCACCCAGATTTTCACCAATAGATAAGTATGTAAAATATAGGATAGAGTTAAAAAAAGGAATAAAACTAAACTGTTAA
- a CDS encoding 30S ribosomal protein S27e, whose product MKAKFKVLIPEPKSKFLRVKCPNCGNEQTIFSHSTFPVRCLSCGTQLIYSRGGKAKIVGEVVRILG is encoded by the coding sequence ATGAAGGCAAAGTTTAAAGTTTTAATCCCAGAACCAAAAAGCAAATTCCTTAGAGTTAAGTGTCCCAATTGTGGAAATGAGCAAACAATATTTAGTCATTCTACTTTTCCAGTTAGATGCCTTTCTTGTGGTACACAATTAATATATTCAAGAGGCGGTAAGGCTAAAATAGTCGGTGAAGTAGTAAGAATACTAGGTTAA